The following coding sequences lie in one Novipirellula aureliae genomic window:
- a CDS encoding outer membrane protein assembly factor BamB family protein produces MKNTRLTFLFPASAAVICVLLVLLWTTFSRPHQFARRKPGLDDTPDKVDTLDVRPLVATEPIVGPGSASAITGVWSGFRGQNRDAISTDPTPLGRAWSGDGPETVWQLEVEEGYASVAIQGGKVYLLDYDAENRFDVLKCLSLEDGQEIWRSGYPADVSPNHGMTRTIPAIENDFVVTMGPRCDVACWDAETGENQWLFRMVDRYGSEERQWYTGQCPLVENGRVILAPCGQDALLVALDLASGDEVWRTPNPRAWKMSHGSIMPIEYQAESTDDRQRMYVYCGTGGTVGVNAENGALLWDETSWDEHFATSPSPIGLPGNQIFLCSGYDRVGAMFLNIKKTQGQFVAVAGEELDRKAFNSEQQTPILYKNHLFGIRKHRGGQFVCLDLAGKELWNSGRDKFGHGPYMIADDLILMLADDGRLLAAEATADAYRPLWEKQIYLDGNEAWGPMAIAGGRLIVRDLTRLTCIDLRSQASDK; encoded by the coding sequence ATGAAAAACACTCGCCTGACCTTCCTTTTTCCTGCCTCCGCTGCAGTCATTTGCGTCCTGCTCGTTCTGCTTTGGACGACGTTTTCGCGGCCCCATCAATTCGCCCGTCGCAAGCCGGGATTGGATGACACGCCCGACAAAGTTGACACGCTCGATGTTCGTCCATTGGTTGCGACGGAGCCCATCGTTGGACCTGGGTCGGCATCGGCGATTACTGGCGTTTGGAGCGGTTTTCGCGGCCAAAATCGCGATGCGATTAGTACCGATCCGACACCACTCGGACGTGCTTGGTCGGGTGATGGGCCAGAGACCGTGTGGCAACTCGAAGTCGAAGAAGGGTACGCGTCCGTAGCGATTCAAGGCGGCAAGGTTTACCTGCTTGATTACGACGCTGAGAACCGATTCGATGTGCTCAAGTGTTTGTCGCTCGAAGACGGGCAAGAGATATGGCGAAGCGGCTATCCGGCGGATGTTTCGCCCAATCATGGCATGACTCGCACGATTCCAGCGATCGAAAACGACTTTGTTGTCACAATGGGGCCGCGGTGTGATGTCGCATGTTGGGACGCCGAAACAGGTGAAAATCAATGGCTGTTTCGTATGGTCGATCGGTACGGTAGTGAGGAGCGGCAGTGGTATACCGGTCAATGTCCGTTGGTGGAAAACGGACGCGTCATTCTGGCTCCTTGCGGTCAGGACGCACTGCTGGTCGCATTGGACTTGGCAAGCGGCGATGAGGTTTGGCGTACGCCTAACCCCCGGGCTTGGAAGATGTCGCATGGATCGATCATGCCAATCGAATACCAAGCCGAATCAACAGACGACCGGCAACGCATGTACGTCTATTGCGGAACCGGTGGTACCGTGGGCGTCAACGCTGAGAATGGAGCGCTGCTTTGGGATGAAACATCGTGGGATGAACATTTTGCAACCAGCCCCTCGCCGATCGGATTGCCTGGGAACCAGATATTCTTGTGCAGCGGATACGATCGCGTCGGTGCGATGTTTCTCAATATCAAAAAAACGCAAGGTCAATTTGTCGCAGTCGCTGGCGAGGAACTAGACCGCAAAGCATTCAATTCAGAGCAACAGACGCCGATTTTGTACAAAAATCATTTGTTTGGTATTCGCAAGCACCGCGGCGGCCAATTCGTTTGCCTCGATTTAGCAGGAAAAGAGCTTTGGAATAGTGGCCGCGACAAATTTGGCCATGGACCTTACATGATCGCGGATGATCTAATTTTGATGTTGGCTGACGATGGTCGTTTGCTAGCTGCCGAGGCGACCGCCGATGCTTATCGCCCCCTTTGGGAAAAACAGATTTACCTAGACGGCAATGAAGCGTGGGGGCCAATGGCGATTGCGGGTGGGCGATTGATCGTACGCGATTTGACCCGCCTGACTTGTATCGATCTCAGAAGTCAGGCTTCCGACAAATGA
- a CDS encoding DUF368 domain-containing protein: protein MKRFLRRDSIAAAFLNVLRGFCMGAADTVPGVSGGTVALILGHYRRLITSISRVDSRLLKLLSNGRIRESIEYVDLRFLAALGLGIATGLLSLAGLMHWLLDHKQPETFAVFFGLILGSIWIVKNYVARWAAPQLVACLAGVAAAVAISFVPAGDGGTSLPYLFLSGSVAICAMILPGISGAFVLLLFGVYHVITGLIRDAVHLQFSSEGLSQLAVFACGCLFGLLAFSRALHWLLDHHRGSTMAALIGLMLGSVSTLWPLQQATEETAALEAKFRVMEFVSPADWTGNLWLLAGLIVASALAVVFVEKVATRSGSPS, encoded by the coding sequence ATGAAACGTTTTTTGAGACGCGACTCGATTGCGGCGGCATTTTTGAACGTGCTGCGTGGATTTTGTATGGGAGCCGCCGATACGGTGCCGGGCGTCAGCGGCGGGACGGTCGCTTTGATCCTTGGCCATTACCGACGTTTGATCACGTCAATCAGCCGAGTCGATTCGCGTCTATTGAAGCTCCTGTCAAACGGGCGGATTCGCGAATCGATCGAGTATGTCGATCTCCGGTTTCTAGCCGCCTTGGGTCTTGGTATCGCCACCGGGTTGTTATCGTTGGCGGGGTTAATGCACTGGCTACTCGACCACAAACAACCCGAAACCTTTGCCGTGTTCTTTGGTTTGATTTTGGGCAGCATTTGGATTGTGAAAAACTACGTGGCCAGGTGGGCTGCTCCCCAGCTCGTTGCTTGCTTGGCAGGCGTCGCCGCTGCCGTTGCCATATCCTTTGTCCCTGCGGGTGATGGAGGAACGAGTTTGCCCTATCTGTTTCTCAGTGGCTCGGTGGCAATATGCGCAATGATTCTGCCAGGGATCAGTGGCGCTTTTGTGCTACTTCTGTTCGGGGTCTATCACGTGATTACCGGCTTGATCCGAGACGCCGTTCATCTGCAATTTTCTAGCGAAGGCCTATCGCAGCTCGCTGTGTTTGCATGTGGATGTCTATTTGGCTTGCTGGCGTTTTCTCGGGCGCTTCATTGGCTACTCGATCACCATCGCGGCTCGACGATGGCAGCGTTAATCGGGTTGATGCTTGGCAGTGTTTCGACATTATGGCCGCTTCAGCAAGCGACGGAAGAGACGGCGGCACTTGAAGCAAAGTTTCGTGTGATGGAATTCGTATCGCCTGCGGATTGGACCGGCAATTTATGGCTGCTGGCAGGACTAATTGTCGCATCCGCCCTTGCGGTCGTATTCGTCGAAAAGGTTGCGACTCGCTCTGGTTCGCCGAGTTGA
- a CDS encoding DUF1559 domain-containing protein: MFRRKLDRGFTLVELLVVIAIIGVLVGLLLPAVQAAREAARRMSCSNNVKQIGLAMHNYHSAFNQLPTQAGGTYTVSRREYAPGQNSLELSALVGLTPFLEQQAIWEQLSNPYQVPAGLPGAGNVYSPMGPYPGRTFDKLTNGQAGPYNPFESDLQTFRCPSDPGVGLPAMGRTNYGVCLGDSIVQTNAAAVMDHKGVPHDSDTVASARASNRGFFKCQMKSDFRSVLDGLSNTIAMGEFITDLGDDDKRGRHLNGSSTRNLKSPGGALACVPFIDSERPQFWDPSAPFAANANIDNRRGYRWAWCIPIHSGIYTVLPPNRELCFTQNWHQSEGICPPSSRHQGGAHILMGDGAVKFITDSIEAGDLAGRAMVSTAAVNTDPLSAAGAASPFGLWGSLGTAASREVIDEDF; this comes from the coding sequence ATGTTCAGACGAAAATTAGATCGCGGTTTCACATTGGTGGAACTGCTCGTGGTGATTGCGATTATTGGAGTACTTGTAGGCCTCTTGCTGCCAGCCGTTCAGGCGGCCCGTGAGGCGGCACGTCGGATGAGTTGTAGTAATAATGTCAAGCAAATTGGTTTGGCGATGCACAACTACCATTCTGCCTTCAACCAATTGCCTACTCAAGCCGGCGGGACCTACACAGTCTCGAGGCGAGAATACGCTCCTGGGCAGAATTCTCTCGAACTTTCTGCATTGGTCGGTCTTACGCCGTTCCTCGAACAGCAGGCAATCTGGGAGCAACTCTCGAATCCTTACCAAGTTCCAGCCGGCCTACCTGGCGCGGGCAATGTCTATTCACCCATGGGACCTTATCCAGGACGAACCTTCGATAAGCTCACGAATGGTCAGGCAGGGCCTTACAATCCGTTCGAATCAGACCTGCAAACTTTTCGATGCCCCAGCGATCCTGGCGTCGGGCTTCCCGCCATGGGACGCACGAATTACGGTGTGTGCCTGGGGGACTCCATTGTCCAGACAAACGCCGCGGCTGTGATGGACCACAAAGGGGTACCGCATGATTCGGACACCGTCGCGTCAGCTAGAGCAAGCAACCGGGGTTTTTTCAAGTGTCAGATGAAATCCGACTTTCGAAGTGTTCTTGATGGCTTGTCAAACACGATTGCGATGGGTGAGTTTATTACCGATCTTGGTGACGATGACAAGCGTGGAAGGCATTTAAACGGTTCATCTACGCGGAATTTGAAGTCACCTGGCGGCGCGTTAGCATGTGTACCCTTTATTGATTCGGAACGTCCTCAATTCTGGGATCCTAGTGCTCCCTTCGCTGCCAATGCCAACATCGACAATCGACGCGGCTATCGCTGGGCTTGGTGCATCCCGATCCACTCGGGGATCTACACGGTCTTGCCGCCTAACCGAGAACTGTGCTTTACTCAAAATTGGCATCAGTCCGAGGGTATTTGCCCTCCCAGCAGCCGACACCAAGGTGGGGCCCATATTTTGATGGGTGACGGTGCCGTCAAATTTATCACGGACTCCATTGAAGCGGGGGATCTAGCTGGCCGCGCGATGGTTTCCACTGCCGCAGTGAACACGGACCCGTTGTCGGCTGCCGGCGCGGCAAGTCCCTTCGGTCTTTGGGGATCACTTGGTACAGCCGCTTCGAGAGAAGTGATCGACGAGGATTTTTAG
- a CDS encoding sulfatase family protein encodes MTSHMNFMLRLLPFLLMVSTAPMANANPPNIVLILSDDQGYTDYGFMGHEEIETPNLDQLAKQSMLFRRGYVPTALCRPALSTLITGLYSHQNKTTGNDPARTPANAAHAEKAGEDARALLLTHIDRTGALPQWLAKKGYVSFQSGKWWEGSFERGGFTEGMTKGYPNPGGRHGDAGLAIGRETMKPVTEFIDRSVKAEKPFFLWYAPVMPHTPHNPPARFVDKYLKKGVQERIAQYYGMCEWFDETCGTLLDHIDNAGIADDTLVIYITDNGWIQKEVGGYGPRSKRSPYELGTRTPIMFRWPGKIAPGDRPELCSSIDFVPTVLAAAGAEGPHDFPGLNLLPQLKSGEAIERDTLFGESFAHDIADIENPQASLLYRWVIRGYDKLILTYDGAPGYMRYPPTSAEPQLYNLKDDPKETKNLAEANPAKVKELSALLDEWYVPDQRQAGKLAPTAP; translated from the coding sequence ATGACGAGTCACATGAACTTTATGCTGCGTCTGCTCCCGTTTCTTTTGATGGTTTCAACCGCGCCAATGGCTAACGCCAACCCGCCCAACATCGTTTTGATCTTGTCCGACGACCAAGGTTACACCGACTATGGTTTCATGGGGCATGAGGAAATCGAAACGCCGAACCTCGATCAGCTCGCCAAGCAGAGCATGTTATTTCGGCGTGGCTATGTTCCAACCGCATTGTGCCGTCCCGCGTTGTCGACGCTCATCACGGGACTCTATTCGCATCAGAACAAAACGACCGGGAATGACCCCGCACGGACACCAGCAAACGCAGCTCATGCTGAAAAGGCGGGTGAAGACGCTCGCGCACTGCTGCTCACACACATTGACCGCACCGGTGCCTTGCCTCAGTGGCTGGCCAAGAAAGGTTACGTCAGTTTCCAGAGCGGAAAGTGGTGGGAAGGTTCATTTGAGCGAGGTGGTTTCACCGAAGGAATGACCAAAGGGTATCCGAATCCCGGCGGACGGCATGGTGATGCGGGGCTAGCGATTGGGCGTGAGACAATGAAGCCTGTCACCGAATTTATTGATCGCAGCGTGAAAGCGGAAAAGCCTTTTTTCCTTTGGTATGCACCTGTGATGCCCCATACACCGCACAACCCGCCCGCTCGGTTTGTTGACAAGTACCTGAAAAAGGGAGTACAGGAACGGATCGCTCAGTACTACGGGATGTGCGAATGGTTCGACGAAACCTGCGGCACTCTGTTGGACCACATCGACAACGCGGGAATTGCCGATGATACGCTTGTCATCTATATCACGGACAACGGCTGGATCCAGAAAGAGGTAGGTGGCTATGGACCACGATCGAAACGGAGCCCCTACGAGCTCGGAACACGAACGCCAATCATGTTCCGCTGGCCAGGAAAGATCGCCCCCGGGGATCGTCCAGAACTTTGTTCATCGATTGATTTTGTGCCGACCGTTTTAGCAGCCGCCGGAGCCGAAGGGCCGCACGACTTCCCCGGGCTAAATCTGCTGCCGCAGTTGAAGTCTGGTGAGGCTATCGAACGAGATACGCTATTCGGCGAATCATTTGCCCACGACATCGCCGACATCGAAAACCCTCAAGCATCGCTGCTGTACCGCTGGGTGATCCGGGGATATGACAAGCTCATCCTGACTTACGACGGAGCGCCAGGTTATATGAGGTATCCGCCTACCAGCGCCGAGCCACAGCTCTACAATCTGAAAGACGATCCGAAAGAAACGAAGAATCTTGCTGAGGCGAATCCAGCAAAAGTCAAGGAGCTCAGTGCTCTGCTGGACGAGTGGTATGTTCCCGATCAGCGTCAAGCTGGCAAGCTGGCCCCTACTGCTCCCTAG
- a CDS encoding sulfatase, with protein sequence MHKFRVEYLSASLIALCCFSATAFGNESEVEGKLPNVVLIMADDLGWKDLHCYGNEKLDTPHLDRLSQQGLLFTDAYSAAPVCTPTRAALMTGESPARLNITNHAGGHPENFQKPGTDLITPTWLRHLPLKRVTLAEQLKAAGYATGFVGKWHLSHLSQSTPNSDADQLTEPELRPEHQGFDINIGGCRFGGPPSYFSPYKIPNLQGKFDGEYLPDRCAEECIQFIKSTQADDNRPFFLCWWNYSVHYPFEAPADLIAKYEQRKGPGVENPTYAAMIEGMDRSIGKLLDAIDQQGLGDETLVIFTSDNGPFDANVQPLRAEKGYLYEGGIRVPMIVRWPGHVSAGTQTSTPVITMDIHATILDATNLEADPSNTPDGISLLPLLENESELKRESIYFHYPNYAFHKQNRLASAIRSGDYKLIKFYDDDSVELYDLNKDVSESRNLAKEMPEKAEQLRSKLESWLKKTNASQPQHAK encoded by the coding sequence ATGCACAAGTTTAGAGTTGAGTATCTATCGGCTTCGTTGATTGCCCTCTGTTGCTTTTCGGCGACAGCGTTTGGCAATGAATCAGAGGTGGAAGGGAAACTCCCCAACGTTGTGTTGATCATGGCGGATGACCTTGGGTGGAAAGATCTTCACTGCTACGGCAACGAAAAACTTGATACGCCCCACCTGGATCGGCTGTCACAGCAAGGTTTGCTTTTTACAGACGCCTATTCGGCGGCCCCCGTTTGCACGCCGACACGTGCGGCGTTGATGACGGGAGAATCACCGGCGCGCCTGAACATTACCAATCACGCTGGAGGGCACCCCGAGAATTTTCAAAAGCCAGGTACGGACTTGATCACACCGACTTGGTTGCGACACCTTCCTCTCAAACGGGTTACACTGGCCGAACAACTCAAAGCAGCTGGGTATGCGACTGGATTCGTGGGAAAGTGGCATCTCTCCCATCTCAGCCAATCAACGCCCAACAGCGACGCGGATCAGCTGACGGAACCAGAGTTGCGGCCTGAACATCAGGGCTTCGATATCAATATTGGAGGCTGTCGTTTTGGCGGTCCTCCAAGTTATTTCAGTCCCTACAAAATCCCCAATCTGCAAGGGAAGTTCGATGGCGAGTACCTGCCCGACAGGTGCGCTGAGGAATGCATCCAATTTATCAAGTCCACCCAAGCCGATGACAACCGGCCGTTCTTTCTGTGCTGGTGGAATTACTCGGTTCACTACCCGTTCGAAGCTCCCGCCGATCTGATTGCCAAGTACGAACAACGGAAAGGACCGGGCGTCGAGAATCCAACTTATGCTGCGATGATCGAGGGAATGGATCGATCGATCGGCAAGCTACTCGATGCAATCGACCAACAGGGTCTGGGCGATGAAACGCTCGTGATCTTTACGTCAGACAACGGACCGTTCGATGCAAACGTTCAACCACTTCGAGCAGAAAAAGGGTACCTCTATGAAGGCGGCATTCGAGTCCCGATGATCGTTCGCTGGCCCGGTCACGTTAGCGCGGGCACGCAAACTTCGACGCCGGTAATCACCATGGACATTCATGCAACGATTCTTGACGCTACGAATCTTGAGGCGGACCCCTCCAATACTCCCGATGGAATCTCTCTGTTGCCGTTGCTTGAAAACGAATCCGAATTGAAACGCGAATCGATCTACTTTCACTATCCCAATTACGCCTTTCACAAACAGAATCGACTGGCCAGTGCCATTCGTTCAGGTGATTACAAACTGATCAAGTTCTATGATGATGACTCGGTTGAACTCTATGACCTAAACAAGGATGTCAGCGAGTCACGAAACCTCGCCAAGGAAATGCCGGAAAAGGCCGAGCAACTTCGATCCAAGCTGGAATCTTGGCTGAAAAAGACCAACGCCAGCCAGCCACAACACGCGAAGTAA
- a CDS encoding TlpA family protein disulfide reductase gives MTDSSKFDYPDGVEEMTPEEKENWYAEWVKTDEGIAFTTKQQQIYAVVVGDDGAFRADDVPAGDYVLTLSINATMPHGQCRIGESLGTAVHYFTIPEMPSGRSDEPLDVGHVTLELRRFVNVGDTAPSLQATTLSGDAIKLSDFAGKYALLDFWATWCGPYLAEMPNLRKAQEQYKDDERLVIE, from the coding sequence ATGACTGATTCCTCAAAATTCGACTATCCCGACGGTGTAGAGGAAATGACTCCCGAGGAGAAAGAGAATTGGTATGCGGAGTGGGTCAAGACCGACGAGGGCATCGCTTTCACGACCAAGCAGCAACAAATTTATGCGGTGGTGGTCGGTGATGACGGAGCTTTTCGTGCGGACGATGTGCCAGCCGGCGACTACGTATTAACATTGTCGATCAACGCCACGATGCCGCACGGCCAGTGCAGGATCGGCGAATCGCTGGGCACCGCCGTACACTACTTTACGATCCCCGAGATGCCCAGCGGACGCAGTGACGAGCCGCTCGATGTTGGCCACGTGACTTTAGAGCTACGTCGGTTTGTCAATGTCGGCGATACCGCGCCCTCACTACAAGCGACCACGCTCAGCGGTGATGCGATCAAGTTGTCTGATTTCGCTGGCAAGTACGCGCTGTTGGATTTCTGGGCCACTTGGTGTGGCCCCTATTTGGCCGAGATGCCGAACTTGAGAAAGGCTCAAGAGCAATACAAGGACGACGAGCGTTTGGTGATCGAGTGA
- a CDS encoding BlaI/MecI/CopY family transcriptional regulator produces the protein MIDIRQDVWGNLHIVVQRFLFGVTRMPPFTSGELEVMQLLWEHGEMKPGEIQDVFPRKTRIMKSVSVVTVVR, from the coding sequence GTGATTGACATCCGCCAAGATGTGTGGGGCAATCTGCACATTGTTGTTCAGCGTTTTCTCTTTGGAGTCACTCGGATGCCTCCGTTCACATCGGGCGAACTTGAAGTCATGCAGCTTTTGTGGGAACACGGCGAAATGAAGCCTGGCGAAATCCAGGACGTGTTCCCACGCAAAACCAGAATCATGAAGTCAGTATCGGTGGTGACGGTCGTCCGGTGA
- a CDS encoding sulfatase family protein, translating to MKPLYLAFATTALLLVPSPANADDRPNIVFFLSDDHRADVLGCAGHPVVKTPCIDQLAAHGERFENAFVTTSICAASRATLFTGLFERTHGYTFGEPPISAADISNSYPAQLKAAGYRTGFVGKFGVKVEDSEVAINEMFDSFVPVGRSEKGVGESTQHFTDIAGDKAIEFVATNPADKPFCLSVSFNAAHAQDGDTVNHYPHPAQESELYADIKMPRPKLDGGVYFDSQPEFLRDSMNRDRYYWRWDTPEKYDRNMRNYFRMLSAMDRNIGRVMQQLENQGLTDNTVIIFMGDNGYYMGERGFAGKWSHYEQSLRVPLVVCDPRIHQDASKVNDNIALNLDIAPTLLDLAGVDIPARYQGRSLVDQNDGGTRQGFFCEHRMQNERIPKWEGYRGTRYVYANYYEQESGGEFLHDLKEDPDQLTNLVDDPKYHNQLIEMRAKTKELSKQYLEARSERAE from the coding sequence ATGAAACCGCTGTATTTGGCATTCGCCACAACCGCATTGTTATTGGTTCCGTCGCCTGCAAATGCCGATGACCGTCCTAACATCGTCTTTTTCCTATCGGATGACCACAGGGCCGACGTGCTCGGGTGTGCTGGTCACCCGGTAGTAAAAACACCCTGCATTGATCAACTCGCAGCACATGGTGAGCGTTTTGAAAATGCCTTCGTCACGACAAGCATTTGTGCCGCAAGTCGCGCGACGCTTTTTACGGGGCTGTTTGAGCGAACGCACGGGTACACGTTCGGCGAGCCGCCGATTTCCGCGGCAGACATCTCCAACAGCTATCCTGCTCAATTGAAAGCAGCGGGCTACCGAACGGGGTTCGTTGGCAAATTCGGTGTGAAAGTGGAAGACAGCGAGGTTGCGATCAACGAGATGTTCGATTCGTTCGTGCCGGTGGGACGGAGCGAAAAGGGCGTCGGCGAATCGACTCAGCATTTTACGGATATTGCTGGTGACAAGGCGATCGAATTTGTTGCAACCAACCCTGCTGACAAGCCGTTTTGCCTATCTGTTAGTTTCAATGCCGCTCACGCCCAAGACGGCGACACCGTCAATCATTATCCGCATCCAGCCCAAGAATCAGAATTGTATGCAGACATAAAGATGCCACGTCCCAAACTCGATGGAGGCGTCTACTTCGATTCACAACCCGAGTTTCTACGCGACTCCATGAATCGGGACCGCTACTACTGGCGGTGGGATACCCCCGAAAAGTATGACCGAAATATGCGGAATTACTTTCGTATGCTCTCCGCCATGGATCGCAACATCGGTCGTGTCATGCAGCAACTGGAGAATCAGGGACTGACTGACAACACTGTCATTATTTTTATGGGCGACAATGGATACTACATGGGTGAGCGCGGATTCGCGGGCAAGTGGTCTCACTACGAACAATCGCTACGTGTGCCGCTGGTCGTCTGCGACCCGCGCATCCATCAGGACGCCAGCAAAGTCAACGATAACATTGCACTGAATCTAGACATCGCACCAACCTTGCTCGATTTGGCTGGAGTCGATATCCCTGCTCGTTACCAGGGAAGATCGCTCGTTGACCAGAACGATGGCGGGACGCGTCAAGGATTTTTCTGTGAGCATCGTATGCAGAACGAACGCATTCCCAAATGGGAAGGATACCGCGGCACGCGATACGTTTATGCAAACTACTACGAACAAGAGTCGGGTGGTGAATTCTTGCACGACCTAAAAGAGGATCCTGATCAGCTTACGAATCTTGTGGATGATCCTAAGTACCACAACCAATTGATTGAAATGCGAGCCAAGACGAAAGAGCTAAGCAAGCAGTATCTTGAGGCGCGATCCGAACGAGCTGAATAG
- a CDS encoding tetratricopeptide repeat protein: MEAFSVSLAESLEPMADPIEVGGEKFIVEFDEQGGVLRSTSTCGVEETRRLRFSFGGRNVRYFLIPMDKGKLQVAPVAYYVHQRKWYDTAGSMVRDFQDSGPQDEALHWTDRQLTFNTACHDCHVSQLEKNYNPEDDSYTTTWTEPGINCETCHGPAEAHVRAAEAAEAEGVELTDLKLLRFHEDLDLAQRDATCGPCHAKSSILTRDFTPGELYFDHYDLTSYEDRDFWPDGRDLGENYTQTGWMANQCAISGQLECIHCHTSSGRFRFEDNPNQSCLPCHDKRVENIHAHSRHPSEAGVNCIDCHMPTTAQAFMSRSDHTFRPPSPAATLEFGSPNACNLCHHNKEAIMGNYAGHKKEDAQWADKYVKEWFGNDSGAPVLELGRVIQWCRQGEWEKLPEILSYLEGPNCDSASAVAILRLLNDCPNPEKWPAMRKQLENKHEWVRATAAASLQYDDAPETTKGLVKASADRFRTVRIRAAGSLLGRDLSVYSQEEQQASKNAHAEYWNSLVIFPDRWSTHYNQGIYFDRIGEPEKAIAAYEKSMELRDDIIQPLINASMVHARSGNSAGAYDMLQKALLIEPENSLVNFNLALLDAEFNKLKDAETHLRAALETDPEMAQAAYNLGVLLARDNKEEGFRWLERAAKLVPNNWNYTSSYLYFLQQTERGSESEAFVLSIVDTGQAAPEAYFILAASYERQGRISEAIEIYKKAKLNKYLEGDAKRYAAQMEQRLRSSQ, from the coding sequence ATGGAAGCTTTCAGTGTTTCGTTGGCGGAGTCACTTGAGCCGATGGCGGACCCGATCGAGGTCGGCGGGGAAAAGTTTATCGTTGAATTCGACGAACAGGGCGGTGTCCTCCGCAGCACCTCAACATGTGGTGTGGAAGAAACCAGGCGTCTGCGTTTCTCTTTCGGCGGTCGAAACGTACGCTATTTCCTGATCCCAATGGACAAAGGGAAGCTGCAGGTGGCACCGGTTGCCTACTATGTTCATCAGAGAAAATGGTACGACACGGCCGGCAGCATGGTGCGTGACTTTCAGGATAGCGGCCCTCAGGACGAGGCCCTGCATTGGACCGATCGCCAACTCACGTTCAATACTGCCTGCCACGATTGCCACGTGAGTCAGTTGGAGAAAAATTACAATCCAGAAGATGACAGTTATACGACCACATGGACCGAACCTGGAATTAACTGCGAAACCTGTCATGGTCCCGCCGAAGCGCACGTTCGAGCTGCGGAAGCAGCGGAGGCCGAAGGCGTTGAGCTTACCGATCTCAAACTGCTGCGGTTCCACGAAGACCTTGACCTAGCACAGCGAGATGCCACCTGCGGACCTTGCCACGCCAAGAGTAGCATCCTCACTCGCGACTTCACTCCGGGCGAACTCTACTTCGACCACTACGATCTAACCTCTTATGAAGACCGGGATTTCTGGCCCGATGGCAGAGATCTGGGCGAAAACTATACGCAGACTGGATGGATGGCGAATCAATGCGCCATTTCCGGCCAGCTGGAGTGCATCCACTGCCACACGTCGAGTGGACGTTTCCGATTTGAAGACAATCCCAATCAATCCTGCCTTCCATGCCATGACAAGCGGGTTGAGAATATCCATGCCCATTCGCGTCATCCATCAGAAGCTGGCGTAAACTGCATCGACTGTCATATGCCCACGACGGCTCAGGCTTTCATGTCGCGATCGGATCATACCTTCCGGCCTCCCTCCCCCGCCGCCACGCTGGAGTTTGGATCGCCGAATGCCTGCAATCTCTGTCATCACAACAAAGAAGCGATCATGGGCAACTACGCTGGTCATAAGAAAGAGGATGCTCAGTGGGCCGACAAGTATGTGAAGGAATGGTTTGGAAACGATTCTGGTGCTCCGGTGCTTGAGCTTGGTCGGGTGATTCAGTGGTGCCGCCAGGGCGAATGGGAAAAGCTGCCTGAAATCTTGTCCTATCTTGAAGGCCCCAACTGCGATTCGGCGTCTGCAGTGGCGATTCTGCGTCTACTAAATGATTGCCCGAATCCAGAAAAATGGCCAGCGATGCGTAAGCAGCTTGAAAATAAGCATGAATGGGTGCGTGCCACCGCGGCGGCCTCGCTACAGTACGACGATGCCCCGGAAACCACCAAAGGTCTCGTCAAAGCTTCCGCTGACCGTTTCCGCACCGTGCGCATTCGTGCCGCCGGGTCACTGCTCGGCCGGGATCTTTCGGTTTACTCTCAAGAAGAACAGCAAGCCTCTAAAAATGCCCACGCTGAATACTGGAACTCGCTGGTCATTTTCCCCGACCGCTGGTCAACCCACTACAACCAGGGCATCTACTTTGATCGCATCGGCGAACCGGAAAAAGCGATCGCCGCATACGAAAAATCAATGGAATTGCGTGACGATATCATCCAACCACTGATCAATGCATCCATGGTGCATGCCCGCAGCGGTAACAGTGCAGGCGCCTATGATATGCTACAGAAGGCGCTGTTGATTGAACCTGAAAACTCACTAGTGAACTTCAACTTGGCGTTGCTCGATGCAGAATTTAACAAGTTAAAGGATGCCGAAACCCATTTGCGTGCCGCGTTAGAAACCGATCCCGAGATGGCTCAGGCGGCATATAATCTTGGCGTGCTACTCGCTCGCGACAACAAGGAAGAAGGTTTCCGCTGGCTCGAGCGAGCCGCCAAGCTCGTTCCCAATAACTGGAACTATACATCCTCCTATCTGTATTTCCTCCAGCAGACCGAACGTGGATCGGAGTCGGAAGCATTCGTGCTCTCAATCGTCGATACCGGACAAGCTGCACCGGAGGCCTATTTTATTCTCGCCGCCAGTTACGAGCGCCAAGGTCGCATCAGCGAGGCGATCGAAATTTACAAAAAAGCCAAACTCAATAAGTACCTGGAAGGGGACGCCAAACGCTATGCTGCCCAGATGGAGCAACGCCTCCGTTCGAGCCAGTAG